A stretch of the Haloarcula ordinaria genome encodes the following:
- a CDS encoding ArsR/SmtB family transcription factor — MSSDHAATEVFSVLDDEYSRAILEATRRGPKSGKELSEECEMSRATVSRRVNDLLDRGFIVERTHVDPEGHHYSEYEAVLDRVDVTLDANTGFDVRVEVEEDAADRFARIWKEMRND, encoded by the coding sequence GTGAGTTCCGACCACGCCGCGACGGAGGTGTTCTCCGTCCTCGACGACGAGTATTCGCGGGCCATACTCGAGGCGACCCGTCGGGGCCCGAAGTCGGGGAAGGAACTCAGCGAGGAGTGCGAGATGTCGCGAGCGACCGTCTCTCGGCGAGTCAACGACCTCCTCGACCGTGGCTTTATCGTAGAGCGGACCCACGTCGACCCGGAGGGGCACCACTACAGCGAGTACGAGGCCGTCCTGGACCGGGTGGACGTCACACTCGACGCAAACACCGGGTTCGACGTCCGCGTCGAAGTCGAGGAGGACGCTGCGGACCGCTTCGCCCGCATCTGGAAGGAAATGCGAAACGATTGA
- the sppA gene encoding signal peptide peptidase SppA, which produces MTYGETAVRLLVVGFVAVVAAVLGWVLFVAVPGDLAELLGVLLVIGVVVAALRLGGNVADYIAPSHNVAEVAVEGPITRDGGGGLTSPPVGAAADDIVEQIERADADKGAQALLLKLNTPGGEIVPSEDIRLAAERFEGPTVAYATDVCASGGYDIAAGCDELWAREGSIVGSIGVIGSRVNAKDLADRAGLSYEQFTAGDYKDAGVPLKEMREEEREYLQGIVDDYYDQFVETVAEGREMDAEEIRATEARVFLGTDAHKRGLVDRIGTREDVEDRVEDLLDEPVAIAEFQPQRGVLGRLRGGAQRTAFALGAGLASAVDGDVDGLSFRQ; this is translated from the coding sequence GTGACATACGGCGAGACAGCGGTGCGGCTGCTCGTCGTCGGGTTCGTGGCCGTCGTCGCCGCCGTCCTGGGCTGGGTGCTGTTCGTCGCCGTCCCGGGCGACCTCGCTGAGTTGCTCGGCGTCCTGCTGGTCATCGGCGTCGTCGTCGCCGCACTGCGCCTGGGTGGCAACGTCGCCGATTACATCGCGCCGTCGCACAACGTCGCCGAGGTCGCCGTCGAGGGACCGATAACCCGCGACGGCGGGGGCGGCCTCACAAGTCCGCCGGTCGGTGCCGCGGCCGACGATATCGTCGAGCAAATCGAACGCGCCGACGCGGACAAGGGCGCCCAGGCGCTCCTGTTGAAACTCAACACGCCGGGTGGCGAAATCGTCCCGAGCGAGGACATCCGCCTCGCCGCGGAGCGCTTCGAGGGGCCGACCGTCGCCTACGCCACCGACGTCTGTGCCAGCGGGGGCTACGACATCGCCGCCGGCTGTGACGAGCTGTGGGCCCGCGAGGGCTCTATCGTCGGCTCCATCGGCGTCATCGGCTCGCGGGTCAACGCCAAAGACCTGGCCGACCGCGCCGGCCTCTCCTACGAGCAGTTCACCGCCGGCGACTACAAGGACGCCGGCGTCCCGCTGAAGGAGATGCGCGAGGAGGAACGCGAGTACCTCCAGGGCATCGTCGACGACTACTACGACCAGTTCGTCGAGACGGTGGCCGAAGGCCGCGAGATGGACGCCGAGGAGATCAGAGCGACGGAGGCCCGGGTGTTCCTCGGCACCGATGCCCACAAACGGGGGCTCGTGGACCGAATCGGGACTCGCGAAGACGTCGAGGACCGCGTCGAGGACCTGCTCGACGAACCGGTCGCCATCGCCGAGTTCCAGCCCCAGCGCGGCGTCCTGGGACGGCTCCGCGGCGGCGCCCAGCGGACCGCGTTCGCGCTGGGTGCCGGCCTCGCCAGTGCCGTCGACGGGGACGTCGACGGGCTCTCCTTCCGCCAGTGA
- a CDS encoding proteasome assembly chaperone family protein — protein MAHVEVHREDITLDEPTLVEGLPGVGLVGKIAADHLVEVYDMDHYASAHCDGLPEIGVYAEGDPQIRSPVRFYADEATDLLVLQSEAPISPSGATQFSSCVVGWFESVNATPVFLSGMATELEGGEEPSVYGVSTGDGAPLLESAGIDVPTEAGAITGPTGALIHEANTAGMTSVGLVVEADRQFPDPMAARRLLSEGIGPLIDVDIETDVLVEQAEQIRHAKARLAEQLQDSEESTSARPLGMYQ, from the coding sequence ATGGCACACGTTGAGGTCCACCGTGAGGACATCACGCTGGACGAACCGACACTCGTCGAGGGACTCCCCGGCGTCGGCCTCGTCGGGAAGATCGCGGCCGACCACCTGGTCGAGGTGTACGACATGGACCACTACGCCTCGGCCCACTGCGACGGACTCCCGGAGATCGGCGTCTACGCCGAGGGCGACCCACAGATTCGGTCGCCGGTCCGGTTCTACGCCGACGAAGCGACCGACCTGCTCGTCCTCCAGAGTGAAGCCCCCATCTCACCGTCGGGCGCGACGCAGTTCTCCAGCTGTGTCGTCGGCTGGTTCGAGAGCGTGAACGCGACGCCGGTGTTCCTGAGCGGGATGGCGACCGAGCTCGAGGGGGGCGAGGAACCGTCCGTGTACGGCGTCTCGACGGGCGACGGGGCGCCGCTCCTCGAATCGGCGGGCATCGACGTGCCCACGGAGGCCGGCGCCATCACCGGTCCGACCGGCGCGCTCATCCACGAGGCGAACACCGCCGGCATGACCAGCGTCGGCCTGGTCGTCGAGGCGGACCGGCAGTTCCCGGACCCGATGGCCGCCCGCAGGCTGCTCTCGGAGGGTATCGGCCCCCTCATCGACGTCGACATCGAGACCGACGTGCTGGTCGAACAGGCCGAGCAGATCCGCCATGCGAAGGCGCGCCTGGCCGAGCAGCTCCAGGACAGCGAGGAGAGTACGAGCGCGCGGCCGCTGGGGATGTACCAGTGA
- a CDS encoding RsmB/NOP family class I SAM-dependent RNA methyltransferase → MELPDRYRPIVDDFEAFRAACQRPLPSVVRVNTIKASVADARAALDEADIAAEPVDWHDRVLVLPDAPPGNNWPYFHGWIHGQEEVSAVPATVLDPRPGERVWDACAAPGSKTTQVAAMMDDRGEVVASDNNLGRISALRSNTERLGATNVAVTHEDARNHSLKPFDGATYDCALVDVPCSCEGTIRKNPDAFDDWSLSHVKGISGVQKGILARAVQATDPGGTVVYSTCTFAPEENEAVLDHVLGEEDCELVDYDLPLTHRDGITEWQDDEFDPSVAKAKRIYPHHNDTGGFFCAKLEVTG, encoded by the coding sequence ATGGAACTACCCGACCGGTATCGCCCCATCGTCGACGATTTCGAGGCGTTCCGCGCGGCCTGCCAGCGCCCGCTTCCGTCGGTGGTCCGGGTCAACACCATCAAGGCCAGCGTCGCGGACGCTCGGGCGGCACTCGACGAGGCCGACATCGCCGCCGAGCCCGTCGACTGGCACGACCGGGTGCTCGTCCTGCCCGACGCCCCGCCGGGGAACAACTGGCCGTACTTCCACGGCTGGATTCACGGCCAGGAAGAGGTGTCGGCCGTCCCGGCGACGGTGCTCGACCCCCGACCCGGCGAGCGCGTCTGGGACGCCTGTGCCGCGCCGGGCAGCAAGACGACCCAGGTGGCCGCCATGATGGACGACCGCGGCGAGGTCGTCGCCAGCGACAACAACCTCGGCCGCATCTCGGCGCTGCGGTCGAACACCGAACGCCTCGGGGCGACGAACGTCGCCGTCACGCACGAAGACGCCCGCAATCACTCGCTGAAGCCCTTCGACGGCGCGACCTACGACTGCGCGCTGGTCGACGTGCCCTGCTCGTGTGAGGGGACCATCCGGAAGAACCCCGACGCCTTCGACGACTGGTCGTTGTCGCACGTCAAGGGCATCTCCGGCGTCCAGAAGGGCATCCTCGCGCGGGCCGTGCAGGCGACCGACCCCGGCGGCACGGTGGTCTACTCGACGTGTACGTTCGCGCCAGAGGAGAACGAGGCCGTGCTGGACCACGTGCTGGGCGAAGAGGACTGCGAACTCGTCGACTACGACCTGCCACTGACCCATCGGGATGGTATCACCGAGTGGCAGGACGACGAGTTCGACCCGAGCGTCGCGAAGGCGAAACGCATCTACCCGCACCACAACGACACGGGCGGGTTCTTCTGTGCGAAACTGGAGGTGACGGGATGA
- a CDS encoding DUF373 family protein yields the protein MTTLVVCIDRDSPVADECPVVGTAAVEQLIAETGVVDPEDSRVNCLLEGLRVTDDLQQDGTDAVVAVVGGGTDSVGADRQIARQTDDLIEEYDPDSAVVVVDSAEDERLVPIIESRVRVDAVDRVVVRQARDIESTYYLLKQFLGDEELRKTVLVPIGIVMLAFPMLLVVVESTTMAVGAIAAALGVFLIYKGLGIDDYLSRLPTQIREGLYSGQVSLVTYVVAGGLSLVGLFAGALGVGAVGETSPFLLANMFLFDSVPWLTAAALAASVGRLLDELLEQEGIRSAYVNLPFGAVAVGLVVRGFSAYFLERGGVFDPFVVTQTDLGIVEIQQFTMESGQRLAVFILAGILISLIGVRVAAYVSQTDIERDVAD from the coding sequence GTGACCACGCTGGTCGTCTGTATCGACCGGGACAGCCCGGTCGCAGACGAGTGCCCCGTCGTCGGAACGGCGGCCGTCGAGCAGTTGATAGCCGAAACAGGGGTCGTCGACCCCGAAGACAGCCGTGTCAACTGCCTGCTCGAAGGCCTCCGGGTCACCGACGACCTCCAGCAAGACGGGACCGACGCCGTCGTCGCCGTCGTGGGGGGCGGCACGGACAGCGTCGGTGCCGACCGGCAGATAGCCAGACAGACCGACGACCTGATCGAGGAGTACGACCCGGACTCGGCGGTCGTCGTGGTCGACAGCGCCGAGGACGAACGGCTGGTCCCCATCATCGAGAGCCGGGTGCGCGTCGACGCCGTGGACCGCGTCGTCGTCCGGCAGGCCCGGGACATCGAGTCGACGTACTACCTCCTCAAGCAGTTCCTCGGCGACGAGGAGCTCCGGAAGACGGTGCTGGTCCCCATCGGCATCGTCATGCTCGCGTTCCCGATGCTGCTGGTGGTCGTCGAGAGCACGACCATGGCCGTCGGAGCCATCGCGGCCGCCCTCGGCGTCTTCCTCATCTACAAGGGCCTCGGTATCGACGACTACCTCTCGCGGCTCCCGACGCAGATTCGCGAGGGGCTGTACTCCGGCCAGGTGTCGCTCGTCACCTATGTCGTCGCCGGCGGCCTCTCGCTCGTCGGCCTGTTCGCCGGGGCGCTCGGCGTCGGGGCCGTCGGCGAGACGAGCCCGTTCCTCCTCGCGAACATGTTCCTGTTCGACAGCGTCCCCTGGCTCACCGCGGCGGCGCTGGCAGCGTCTGTGGGGCGGCTGCTCGACGAACTCCTCGAGCAAGAGGGCATCCGCAGCGCGTACGTGAACCTGCCGTTCGGTGCCGTCGCGGTCGGGCTGGTTGTCCGTGGCTTCTCGGCGTACTTCCTCGAACGCGGCGGCGTCTTCGACCCCTTCGTCGTCACGCAGACCGACCTCGGCATCGTCGAGATACAGCAGTTCACCATGGAGTCGGGCCAGCGACTGGCGGTGTTCATCCTCGCAGGCATCCTCATCAGCCTCATCGGCGTCCGCGTCGCGGCGTACGTCAGCCAGACCGACATCGAGCGCGACGTCGCCGACTGA
- a CDS encoding DUF7521 family protein gives MHIELVIAKIITAALGVAIAYQAYRGYQRTGSDPLRYVAVGFVFISVGAVLEGILFDVLGLSIFDAGTIQTGVVAVGMLFILYALYGGNRELDRPRAEK, from the coding sequence ATGCACATCGAACTCGTCATCGCAAAGATAATCACCGCCGCGCTCGGCGTCGCCATCGCGTACCAGGCCTACCGGGGGTACCAGAGAACCGGCAGCGACCCGCTTCGGTACGTCGCCGTCGGGTTCGTGTTCATCAGCGTCGGGGCCGTCCTCGAGGGCATCCTCTTCGACGTCCTCGGCCTCTCTATCTTCGACGCCGGGACGATACAGACCGGCGTCGTCGCCGTGGGGATGCTCTTCATCCTCTATGCGCTGTACGGTGGGAATAGGGAACTCGACCGCCCGAGGGCCGAGAAGTGA
- a CDS encoding diphthine--ammonia ligase produces the protein MSDGAWVSLFSGGKDSSWALYRALERGYPVERLVTVHPDGDSYMYHVPATRLAALAAESIGIPLMEVEPEDFEADDVPDSGVQGDEELEPLEAALRQLDGELDRGIGGLTAGAVESEYQTTRIEAMAERLEAELFAPLWQQDPRDLADAMLDAGFEIRIIQVAAYGLDESWLGRTLDADALDELEALNEEYGVHILGEGGEFETLVTDGPHMSRRIELEYETTWDGTRGSLEIHDAFLA, from the coding sequence ATGTCAGACGGCGCGTGGGTCTCGCTGTTCTCCGGCGGCAAGGACTCCTCCTGGGCGCTCTACCGGGCGCTCGAGCGGGGCTATCCGGTCGAGCGGCTGGTGACGGTCCACCCCGACGGCGACTCCTACATGTATCACGTCCCGGCGACGCGGCTCGCGGCGCTGGCCGCTGAGAGCATCGGTATCCCCTTGATGGAGGTGGAACCGGAGGACTTCGAGGCCGACGACGTCCCGGACTCGGGCGTCCAGGGTGACGAAGAGCTGGAGCCCCTGGAGGCCGCCCTCCGGCAACTCGACGGCGAACTGGACCGCGGTATCGGCGGTCTCACGGCCGGTGCCGTCGAGAGCGAGTACCAGACGACGCGCATCGAAGCGATGGCCGAACGACTGGAGGCGGAACTGTTCGCCCCGCTCTGGCAACAGGACCCCCGTGACCTCGCCGACGCGATGCTCGACGCCGGGTTCGAGATTCGCATCATCCAGGTGGCCGCCTACGGCCTCGACGAGTCGTGGCTCGGGCGCACGCTCGACGCCGACGCGCTCGACGAGCTCGAGGCGCTCAACGAGGAGTACGGCGTCCACATCCTCGGGGAGGGCGGCGAGTTCGAGACGCTGGTGACCGACGGCCCGCATATGAGCCGGCGCATCGAACTCGAGTACGAGACCACGTGGGACGGCACTCGCGGCTCGCTCGAGATTCACGACGCGTTCCTCGCGTAG
- a CDS encoding DUF7521 family protein, which yields MTDTTTTVVLAGVRLAVLLLGATITYYSAVAYRRTGAEYLRNASIGFAIMTLGVLVEGVLFEIAGLNLEVVHIVESVAIGIGFLVLLVSLRQ from the coding sequence GTGACCGACACGACGACGACTGTCGTCCTCGCCGGCGTTCGCCTGGCGGTGTTGCTCCTTGGCGCGACCATCACCTACTACAGCGCCGTCGCGTACCGCCGGACCGGGGCGGAGTACCTCCGGAACGCGTCTATCGGGTTCGCTATCATGACGCTTGGCGTCCTGGTCGAAGGTGTGCTGTTCGAGATTGCAGGCCTGAACCTCGAGGTCGTCCACATCGTCGAGTCCGTCGCCATCGGCATCGGCTTTCTCGTGCTCCTCGTCTCTCTCCGGCAGTGA
- a CDS encoding SHOCT domain-containing protein yields the protein MSTDTTDRRLLTLLLVVLGALVLFALLGMGFGMMGYGSMMGGMWGGGMWGSSTVPGWMLVVGLVLPLLFLLVLVGLVYLVYRLLTDEDAEDGALEELRTAYARGDLTDEEFEERRARLREE from the coding sequence ATGAGTACTGACACGACTGACCGACGTTTGCTGACGCTCCTCCTCGTCGTGCTGGGGGCGCTCGTCCTCTTCGCGCTGCTCGGCATGGGCTTCGGGATGATGGGCTACGGCTCGATGATGGGCGGGATGTGGGGTGGCGGCATGTGGGGCAGTAGCACGGTCCCGGGCTGGATGCTGGTCGTCGGTCTCGTGCTGCCGCTCCTCTTCCTGCTCGTGCTCGTGGGCCTCGTCTACCTCGTCTATCGGTTGCTCACCGACGAGGACGCGGAGGACGGCGCTCTCGAGGAACTGCGGACGGCGTACGCCCGCGGGGACCTGACCGACGAGGAGTTCGAGGAGCGTCGCGCTCGATTGCGCGAGGAGTGA
- a CDS encoding acyl-CoA mutase large subunit family protein: MFDPDELDEIREAKAEWEDEQVQPTVDRFGERRETFTTDTEGHEVDRLYTPADVADVDYQDDLGFPGEEPYTRGVYPTGYRGRLWTMRQYAGMGTAEETNERFNYLLDQGQTGLSMAFDLPTQMGYDSDNAMAAGEVGKTGVAIDSLSDLETVFEGIPLDDVSTSMTINAPASVLLAMYIAVGDQQGVDREELRGTIQNDVLKEYIARNTFIYPPEPSMRLITDIFEFCATEVPNFNTISISGYHIREAGSTAAQEIAFTLADGIEYVEAAIDAGLDVDDFAPQLSFFFASYNNILEEVAKFRAARRLWASIMDERFGAEDPKSKQLKFHTQTAGSTLTAQQIENNVVRVAYQALAAVLGGTQSLHTNGKDEAIGLPTEKSVRTALRTQQILAHESGAADTIDPLGGSYYVESLTDDLEAEARDLLADIDDRGGMADAIESQWVQRQIQDVAFERQREQEEGERVIVGVNEYQVEEEGEQDIEEVDEAVEQAQQETVAAVREERDDQAVDAALDALREAAQGDENLMPYLVDAVKTYATTGEICDVLRDVFGEYQPGSSL; the protein is encoded by the coding sequence ATGTTCGACCCCGACGAGCTGGACGAGATCCGCGAGGCGAAAGCCGAGTGGGAGGACGAACAGGTCCAGCCGACCGTCGACCGGTTCGGCGAGCGCCGGGAGACGTTCACGACGGACACCGAGGGGCACGAGGTCGACCGGCTGTACACGCCGGCGGACGTCGCCGACGTGGACTACCAGGATGACCTCGGCTTCCCCGGCGAGGAGCCGTACACCCGTGGCGTCTACCCTACGGGCTACCGCGGCCGCCTCTGGACGATGCGCCAGTACGCCGGCATGGGCACCGCCGAGGAGACCAACGAGCGGTTCAACTATCTCTTAGACCAGGGCCAGACTGGCCTCTCGATGGCGTTCGACCTGCCGACACAGATGGGCTACGACTCCGACAACGCGATGGCCGCCGGCGAGGTGGGCAAGACCGGCGTCGCCATCGACTCGCTGTCGGACTTGGAGACGGTGTTCGAGGGCATCCCGCTGGACGACGTCTCGACGTCGATGACCATCAACGCGCCGGCCTCGGTGCTGCTGGCGATGTACATCGCCGTCGGCGACCAGCAGGGCGTCGACCGCGAGGAACTCCGGGGCACCATCCAGAACGACGTGCTCAAGGAGTACATCGCCCGGAACACGTTCATCTACCCGCCCGAGCCGTCGATGCGGCTCATCACCGATATCTTCGAGTTCTGCGCGACGGAGGTACCCAACTTCAACACCATCTCCATCTCGGGCTACCACATCCGCGAGGCCGGGTCGACCGCCGCCCAGGAGATCGCGTTCACGCTCGCCGACGGCATCGAGTACGTCGAGGCGGCCATCGACGCCGGCCTTGACGTCGACGACTTCGCCCCGCAGCTGTCCTTCTTCTTCGCCTCGTACAACAACATCCTCGAGGAGGTGGCGAAGTTCCGCGCCGCCCGCCGTCTCTGGGCCTCCATCATGGACGAGCGCTTCGGCGCCGAGGACCCGAAGTCCAAACAACTGAAGTTCCACACCCAGACTGCGGGGTCGACGCTGACCGCCCAGCAGATAGAGAACAACGTCGTTCGGGTGGCCTACCAGGCGCTCGCGGCCGTCCTTGGCGGCACCCAGAGTCTCCACACCAACGGCAAAGACGAGGCCATCGGCCTCCCGACCGAGAAATCCGTGCGGACCGCCCTGCGGACCCAGCAGATTCTCGCCCACGAGTCCGGCGCGGCCGACACCATCGACCCGCTGGGTGGCAGTTACTACGTCGAATCGCTGACCGACGACCTCGAGGCCGAGGCCCGTGACCTGCTTGCGGACATCGACGACCGCGGCGGGATGGCCGACGCCATCGAGAGCCAGTGGGTCCAGCGCCAGATTCAGGACGTCGCCTTCGAGCGCCAGCGCGAACAGGAGGAGGGCGAGCGGGTCATCGTCGGCGTCAACGAGTACCAGGTCGAGGAGGAGGGCGAGCAGGACATAGAGGAGGTCGACGAGGCCGTCGAACAGGCCCAGCAGGAGACCGTCGCCGCTGTTCGCGAGGAGCGTGACGACCAAGCCGTCGACGCCGCGCTCGACGCCCTCCGGGAGGCCGCTCAGGGCGACGAGAACCTCATGCCGTACCTCGTCGACGCAGTGAAGACTTACGCGACGACCGGCGAGATATGCGACGTGCTCCGTGACGTCTTCGGCGAGTATCAGCCCGGGTCGTCGTTGTAA
- the mce gene encoding methylmalonyl-CoA epimerase, which produces MHFDHAGIATDDADALADLYAAAFDAPVVHEETFDGMRVTFLDLGNGYFELLEPLPDSDGAIATYLERRGPGIHHLALATDDIEATLEVAVEAGIDPIDDEPRAGAWGHEVAFLHPKSTGGVLLELVEH; this is translated from the coding sequence ATGCACTTCGACCACGCCGGCATCGCCACCGACGACGCCGACGCGCTCGCGGACCTGTACGCCGCCGCCTTCGACGCGCCGGTCGTCCACGAGGAGACCTTCGACGGGATGCGCGTGACGTTCCTGGACCTCGGCAACGGCTACTTCGAGCTCCTGGAACCGCTCCCGGACAGCGACGGGGCGATAGCCACCTACCTCGAACGACGCGGGCCGGGCATCCACCACCTCGCGCTCGCTACGGACGACATCGAGGCGACCCTCGAAGTCGCCGTCGAGGCCGGTATCGACCCCATCGACGACGAACCGCGGGCCGGTGCGTGGGGGCACGAGGTCGCCTTCCTCCACCCGAAGTCGACCGGCGGCGTGCTACTCGAACTCGTCGAACACTGA
- a CDS encoding cupredoxin domain-containing protein — protein MTTTNPTRRRMLQVVAGTAVAGLAGCSSTGGQTGGSTATEHDDASSEQHDEGTEHHSEATEHHEEETGHHEEETEHHEEETESGHGHEDGGHGEIGDPTDHAEVAMKTEDGEYHFAPHVVRVNVGGTVTFHNESGSHATAAYHPDNDKPQLVPDGAAAWDSGLLTEQGATFEHTFETEGIYHYYCKPHETLGMIGTVIVGEPDAHDQPALEEPPAELGDEPRHKIEQLNERVNEALGHTH, from the coding sequence ATGACGACCACCAACCCCACTCGAAGACGGATGCTCCAGGTAGTCGCAGGCACTGCCGTCGCTGGACTCGCTGGCTGTTCCAGCACGGGCGGGCAGACCGGTGGCAGCACCGCGACGGAGCACGACGACGCGAGCAGCGAACAGCACGACGAAGGAACGGAACATCACAGCGAAGCGACCGAACATCACGAAGAGGAGACCGGACACCACGAAGAAGAAACGGAACACCACGAGGAGGAGACCGAGAGCGGACACGGCCACGAAGACGGCGGCCACGGCGAAATCGGTGACCCGACCGACCACGCCGAGGTGGCGATGAAGACGGAGGACGGCGAGTACCACTTCGCGCCGCACGTCGTCCGCGTGAACGTCGGCGGGACGGTCACCTTCCACAACGAGAGCGGGAGCCACGCGACTGCGGCGTACCACCCCGACAACGACAAGCCACAGCTGGTTCCCGACGGGGCGGCCGCCTGGGACAGTGGCCTGCTGACCGAGCAGGGCGCGACCTTCGAACACACCTTCGAGACCGAGGGCATCTACCACTACTACTGCAAGCCTCACGAGACGCTGGGGATGATCGGCACCGTCATCGTCGGCGAACCTGACGCCCACGACCAGCCCGCTCTCGAGGAACCGCCCGCGGAGCTCGGTGATGAACCGCGACACAAGATAGAACAGCTCAACGAGCGCGTCAACGAGGCGCTGGGCCACACCCACTGA
- a CDS encoding NUDIX hydrolase, producing MTGDGERDSEEAAPDADDEQSAGGFTIDESELDDAARQELEELEVPEPRETDVDLADKINQVNVDQRLDRLEAAYDEVPVTEQTFELSPEEYADVYAATQGTGYDGNSVVFVTRDGESLPALNENIPETANRDTRDRVLLVLGRGADLWALPGGGKADQYESMQETAVRRVHEQTGIRCTITGVEDVVHSKYYPDTDAEGSVHTLDVYFRAGYESGALDVDESELVGAAWFAEPPENLTDGAADLFDQFRGGRDRTE from the coding sequence ATGACTGGCGACGGCGAGCGAGACAGCGAGGAGGCGGCCCCTGACGCCGACGACGAGCAGTCGGCCGGCGGCTTCACCATCGACGAGAGCGAGCTCGACGACGCGGCCCGGCAGGAACTCGAGGAGCTGGAGGTGCCCGAACCCCGCGAGACGGACGTCGATTTGGCGGACAAGATAAACCAGGTCAACGTCGACCAGCGCCTGGACCGACTGGAAGCGGCGTACGACGAGGTCCCTGTCACAGAGCAGACGTTCGAACTCTCGCCCGAGGAGTACGCCGACGTCTACGCCGCGACCCAGGGGACGGGCTACGACGGCAACAGCGTCGTATTCGTCACCCGCGACGGCGAGTCGCTGCCGGCGCTGAACGAGAACATCCCAGAGACGGCGAACCGGGACACCCGCGACCGGGTGCTGCTGGTGCTCGGTCGGGGCGCGGACCTGTGGGCGCTGCCCGGCGGCGGGAAGGCAGACCAGTACGAGTCGATGCAGGAGACGGCGGTCCGCCGGGTCCACGAACAGACCGGAATCCGGTGTACCATCACCGGCGTCGAGGACGTCGTCCACAGCAAGTACTACCCCGACACCGACGCCGAGGGGTCGGTCCACACGCTCGACGTCTACTTCCGGGCCGGATACGAGAGCGGCGCTCTCGACGTCGACGAGTCCGAACTCGTCGGCGCGGCGTGGTTCGCAGAGCCGCCCGAGAACCTGACGGACGGCGCGGCGGACCTGTTCGACCAGTTCCGCGGTGGGCGCGACCGAACGGAGTAG
- a CDS encoding sugar phosphate nucleotidyltransferase encodes MQAIVLAGGYATRLWPVTRNRPKMLLPVGESTVIDRILYQLEDDDRITDVFVSTNERFAEEFEAHIEETGLEKPQLSVESTEDEDEKFGVVGALAQLVEREGLGDDDLLVVAGDNLMGFDISEFVDYFEEYGDPTLAAYDVGSLEKAKSYGLVQLEDDQVVDFQEKPDDPKSTLVSIACYALPSDSILFDEYLAGDNNPDEPGWFLQWLVERGPIRAFSFDDVWFDIGEAENYLEAVAWKLGGENMIADDATLTNTTLGENVHVLSGAHVENSHLEETVVFDGATIVDSDVHSSIVDREAHIENLDLSGALIGAHSEVSHEG; translated from the coding sequence ATGCAGGCAATTGTTCTCGCAGGCGGGTACGCCACGCGGCTCTGGCCCGTCACGAGGAACCGTCCGAAGATGCTCCTCCCGGTCGGGGAGTCGACGGTCATCGACCGCATCCTCTACCAGCTCGAAGACGACGACCGGATCACGGACGTCTTCGTCAGCACGAACGAGCGGTTCGCCGAGGAGTTCGAGGCTCACATCGAGGAGACCGGCCTGGAGAAACCCCAGCTGTCCGTCGAGAGTACCGAAGACGAAGACGAGAAGTTCGGCGTCGTCGGCGCGCTCGCCCAGCTCGTCGAGCGTGAAGGCCTCGGCGACGACGACCTCCTTGTCGTGGCCGGCGACAACCTGATGGGCTTCGACATCAGCGAGTTCGTCGACTACTTCGAGGAGTACGGTGACCCGACGCTGGCGGCCTACGACGTCGGTTCGCTGGAGAAAGCGAAGTCCTACGGCCTGGTCCAGCTCGAAGACGACCAGGTCGTCGACTTCCAGGAGAAGCCCGACGACCCCAAGAGCACGCTCGTCTCCATCGCCTGTTACGCGCTCCCGTCCGACTCCATCCTGTTCGACGAGTACCTCGCCGGCGACAACAACCCGGACGAACCGGGCTGGTTCCTCCAGTGGCTGGTCGAGCGTGGCCCGATCCGCGCGTTCAGCTTCGACGACGTGTGGTTCGACATCGGCGAGGCCGAGAACTACCTCGAGGCCGTCGCCTGGAAACTTGGCGGCGAGAACATGATCGCCGACGACGCCACCCTCACGAACACCACGCTCGGCGAGAACGTCCACGTCCTCTCGGGGGCCCACGTCGAGAACTCCCACCTGGAGGAGACGGTCGTCTTCGACGGTGCGACCATCGTCGACTCTGACGTCCACAGCTCTATCGTCGACCGCGAGGCCCACATCGAGAACCTGGACCTCTCGGGTGCGCTCATCGGCGCCCACAGCGAAGTCTCCCACGAGGGCTGA